The following coding sequences lie in one Rutidosis leptorrhynchoides isolate AG116_Rl617_1_P2 chromosome 4, CSIRO_AGI_Rlap_v1, whole genome shotgun sequence genomic window:
- the LOC139841002 gene encoding uncharacterized protein, translating into MSVEKATETDDVIISMFLINSIPARILFDYGANKSFMSLDFCAKLNLPATVLPEPVRLEVGDGKITCHNVCDWADGTSVIARGERGGYNFPLISMMKAKKSLSKGCESFLAYVVDGKKEKKSIADILVVSEFPEVFPDELPGLPPIREVEYKIELVPGATPVAKAPYHLAPSEIHEMMSQIQELLDRGFIRPSSTPRGAPE; encoded by the exons atgtcagttgagaaggCTACTGAAACTGACGATGTGATCATCAGTATGtttttaatcaactcaatacctgctcgtatATTGTTTGATTATGGTGCGAATAAGTCTTTTATGTCGTTagacttttgtgctaaattgaatttacctgctactgtgctgcctgaACCGGTTAGATTAGAGGTAGGAGATGGAAAGATCACATGTCACAACGTTTGTGACTGGG CTGACGGAACCAGTGTTATAGCCCGAGGGGAACGAGGTGGGTATAATTTTCCATTGATATCAATGATGAAAGCTAAGAAATCCTTATCCAAAGGGTGTGAATCGTTCCTAGCTTATGTAGTAGAtggtaagaaagaaaagaaatcaaTAGCCGATATTCTGGTAGTTTCAGAGTTTCCGGAAGTGTTTCCAGACGAGTTACCAGGGTTACCGCCgataagagaagtagagtataagattgaattggtgccTGGAGCCACTCCAGTTGCCAAAGCCCCATATCATTTAGCGCCTTCAGAAATTCATGAGATGATGTCACAAATTCAGGAGCTATTGGATCGTGggtttattagaccgagttctACTCCTAGGGGTGCACCa GAATag